A single region of the Candidatus Protochlamydia amoebophila UWE25 genome encodes:
- a CDS encoding transposase: protein MNQALTSKLVPETIQGVKGKAFADKGDMSEKLTNIPLQKEMHLFTKVKKMKKQWITLADKLMLKKRAMIESVNYLLKIAVR, encoded by the coding sequence ATTAATCAAGCTCTTACTTCCAAACTTGTCCCAGAAACGATACAAGGGGTGAAAGGAAAAGCATTCGCAGATAAAGGGGATATGTCAGAAAAACTGACCAATATTCCACTACAAAAGGAAATGCATCTTTTCACAAAAGTAAAGAAGATGAAAAAACAATGGATCACGTTAGCGGATAAACTCATGCTAAAAAAGAGGGCTATGATTGAAAGTGTGAATTATCTGTTGAAAATAGCTGTCAGATAG
- a CDS encoding DUF2945 domain-containing protein, with amino-acid sequence MTQSIKKGDSVTWNSQQGSIKGKVVKKVVKDETVKVGENKKRRVKASNENPQVIVKSNKTGKQAVHKVESVKKQ; translated from the coding sequence ATGACTCAATCTATAAAAAAGGGAGACTCTGTAACATGGAACTCTCAACAAGGCTCTATAAAAGGAAAAGTTGTTAAAAAAGTTGTCAAAGATGAAACTGTTAAAGTTGGGGAAAATAAAAAGCGACGGGTGAAAGCATCTAACGAAAATCCCCAAGTAATTGTAAAAAGCAATAAAACAGGAAAGCAAGCTGTCCATAAAGTAGAATCTGTAAAAAAACAGTAG